A part of Streptomyces sp. NBC_00557 genomic DNA contains:
- a CDS encoding STAS domain-containing protein — MSSARPAGLPHVNAEEPAVLVLAGPVTREEVAGLCERVRLLLARGRSRVVVCDVGGLGPPGLAVVDLLARLELAARRAGGRIRLRDPGPALAALLDLVGLRFQMERQPEQREPALGVEEAVETGDPAV; from the coding sequence ATGAGTTCCGCCCGGCCCGCCGGTCTACCGCACGTGAACGCCGAGGAACCCGCCGTGCTCGTGCTGGCCGGCCCCGTCACCCGGGAGGAGGTGGCGGGGCTGTGCGAGCGGGTGCGGCTGCTGCTCGCGCGCGGCCGGAGCCGGGTCGTCGTGTGCGACGTGGGCGGGCTCGGGCCGCCGGGACTGGCCGTCGTGGACCTGCTGGCCCGGCTGGAGCTGGCCGCCCGCCGGGCCGGCGGGCGGATCCGGCTGCGGGACCCCGGCCCCGCCCTAGCCGCCCTTCTCGACCTCGTCGGACTCCGCTTCCAGATGGAGCGGCAGCCCGAACAGCGGGAACCAGCGCTTGGTGTCGAGGAAGCAGTGGAAACCGGTGATCCGGCCGTCTGA
- a CDS encoding sigma-70 family RNA polymerase sigma factor, which produces MGNGTAAADLDVALEKHRTELTGYCYRMLGSSFEAEDAVQDTLVRAWRSYDTFEGRSSLRSWLYRIATNVCLDMLTAGNKRARPMDLTESTPLAQAALAPRPDNTWLEPVPDARVLPTVDDPAEAAVAKESIRLAFMAALQQLPPKQRAVLILREVLAWKASEVAELLGTSVASVNSALQRARATLAERDAGPQGAVSDPLDEEQQKLLERYVQAFEGYDMTALTALLHEDAVMTMPPFDLWLRGPADITGFMTTLGASCAGSRLLPVQVNGLPGFAHYKPDPERGGFSPWAVQVLELSDGRITGFHCFLDTKRWFPLFGLPLHLEAESDEVEKGG; this is translated from the coding sequence ATGGGAAACGGCACGGCGGCGGCGGACCTCGACGTCGCACTGGAGAAGCACCGGACCGAGCTGACCGGTTACTGCTACCGGATGCTCGGCTCCTCCTTCGAGGCCGAGGACGCGGTGCAGGACACCCTGGTGCGGGCCTGGCGGAGCTACGACACGTTCGAGGGCCGCTCCAGCCTCCGCTCGTGGCTGTACCGGATCGCGACGAACGTGTGCCTGGACATGCTGACGGCGGGCAACAAGCGGGCGCGGCCGATGGACCTGACCGAGTCGACCCCGCTGGCCCAGGCGGCGCTGGCCCCCCGCCCGGACAACACCTGGCTGGAGCCGGTACCGGACGCGCGGGTGCTGCCGACGGTCGACGACCCGGCGGAGGCGGCCGTGGCGAAGGAGTCGATCCGGCTGGCGTTCATGGCGGCGCTGCAGCAACTGCCGCCCAAGCAGCGGGCGGTGCTGATCCTGCGCGAGGTGCTGGCGTGGAAGGCGAGCGAGGTCGCCGAGCTGCTGGGCACCTCGGTGGCCTCGGTCAACAGCGCGCTGCAGCGGGCGCGGGCCACCCTCGCCGAGCGCGATGCGGGCCCCCAGGGCGCGGTGTCCGACCCGCTCGACGAGGAGCAGCAGAAACTCCTCGAGCGCTATGTCCAGGCCTTCGAGGGGTACGACATGACGGCGCTGACCGCGCTGCTGCACGAGGACGCCGTCATGACGATGCCGCCGTTCGACCTGTGGCTGCGCGGCCCGGCCGACATCACCGGGTTCATGACCACCCTGGGCGCCTCCTGCGCCGGCTCGCGGCTGCTGCCGGTGCAGGTCAACGGCCTGCCGGGGTTCGCGCACTACAAGCCGGACCCGGAGCGGGGCGGCTTCAGCCCGTGGGCCGTACAGGTGCTGGAGCTGTCAGACGGCCGGATCACCGGTTTCCACTGCTTCCTCGACACCAAGCGCTGGTTCCCGCTGTTCGGGCTGCCGCTCCATCTGGAAGCGGAGTCCGACGAGGTCGAGAAGGGCGGCTAG